In Papaver somniferum cultivar HN1 unplaced genomic scaffold, ASM357369v1 unplaced-scaffold_135, whole genome shotgun sequence, one DNA window encodes the following:
- the LOC113334030 gene encoding uncharacterized protein LOC113334030 → MKELVSVGCIKEAVKTILKASPNKFFCIFLLIILPLSFLQFMLETNNLALAICITDVYDKSSPEYLYANSLLPYEQIVGTYSSAYFLLKLKSIQYYCVSLVLFFAFYLLAISATTFTLATFYLPKPLSHISILSSVPGIFKRLAITFCHAVPFVFLNYIAYLVVHTLCCMILTLIRTTPEIDQVLVSVIGFIFFLIYLSIFLVVHGRFIARWNFANVVSVVEPDTYGSGAIKKSKKLLWDKKIILAILYLAVAIDIVCFGNWVMSHDMNIKARVFVCFSSVMALAVVNFLGLIAQILMYYQNQVIVLNESGLQVNGIVLAKMRRFVRNDNRVEGNQLEV, encoded by the coding sequence ATGAAAGAATTAGTAAGTGTTGGATGTATCAAAGAAGCAGTCAAAACAATCCTGAAAGCATCTCCAAACAAATTCTTCTGTATCTTCCTTCTCATCATACTCCCTCTTTCATTTCTACAATTCATGTTGGAAACTAACAATCTGGCACTGGCAATCTGTATTACCGATGTTTATGACAAATCATCACCTGAGTATCTTTATGCCAACTCATTACTTCCGTATGAACAAATCGTTGGCACATATTCTAGCGCCTATTTCTTGTTGAAATTGAAGTCTATCCAGTACTACTGTGTCTCCCTTGTTTTGTTCTTCGCCTTCTATCTTCTAGCCATCTCTGCTACAACCTTCACTCTAGCTACTTTTTACCTTCCCAAACCCTTGTCACACATTTCTATTCTTTCATCTGTTCCTGGTATCTTCAAACGTCTTGCAATCACCTTTTGTCACGCCGTACCCTTTGTTTTCCTGAACTACATAGCTTACTTGGTGGTGCATACTTTGTGTTGTATGATTCTTACTTTGATTCGCACAACACCCGAAATTGATCAGGTCCTGGTATCTGTCATAGGTTTCATCTTCTTTCTCATCTATCTTTCAATCTTCCTTGTTGTTCATGGGCGTTTTATAGCAAGGTGGAACTTCGCTAATGTGGTTTCGGTTGTTGAACCGGACACATATGGTTCAGGAGCCATAAAGAAGAGTAAAAAACTCTTGTGGGACAAAAAAATCATACTTGCAATTTTATACCTTGCTGTTGCTATTGATATTGTTTGTTTTGGAAACTGGGTTATGAGCCATGATATGAACATCAAAGCAAGGGTATTTGTCTGTTTCTCATCTGTCATGGCACTGGCAGTGGTGAACTTCTTGGGGTTAATTGCTCAAATTCTCATGTACTACCAAAATCAAGTGATTGTTCTTAATGAAAGCGGTTTACAGGTGAATGGGATTGTTTTGGCAAAAATGAGGAGGTTTGTTCGTAATGATAATCGTGTGGAAGGCAATCAGTTGGAGGTTTAA